A genomic window from Salvia miltiorrhiza cultivar Shanhuang (shh) chromosome 5, IMPLAD_Smil_shh, whole genome shotgun sequence includes:
- the LOC131026299 gene encoding phosphatase IMPL1, chloroplastic, producing the protein MGRCIIASSSTLNLTRLSRKPISILPSELPTFSFARSSTANPRPLKHEFYPTLPSAFSCRRGLCTKAVLSDVSEEKQYFKVGAESTGPIPSDRLLAVIEIAAKTGAQVIMDAVNKPRNITYKGLTDLVTDTDKMSEAAILDVVKKNFQDHLILGEEGGIIGNSSSDYLWCIDPLDGTTNFAHCYPSFAVSIGVLYKGKPAAASVVEFVGGPKCWNTRTFTAAAGKGAFCNGEKIHVSQTDKVERSLLVTGFGYEHNDPWATNMELFKEFTDISRGVRRLGAAAVDMSHVALGIVEAYWEYRLKPWDMAAGVLIVEEAGGTVSCMDGGKFSVFDRSVLVSNGVLHSKLLERIGPATEKLKDKGIDFSLWYKPENYHTEI; encoded by the exons ATGGGACGGTGCATAATTGCTTCATCATCCACACTCAATCTCACCCGATTATCTCGTAAACCCATTTCAATTCTTCCTTCCGAACTGCCGACCTTCTCGTTTGCTAGGAGCTCGACTGCAAATCCGCGGCCTCTGAAACATGAATTTTATCCAACACTGCCCTCTGCTTTCAGCTGTAGAAGGGGACTGTGCACGAAAGCTGTTTTATCAGACGTTTCTGAGGAAAAACAGTATTTCAAAGTCGGAGCGGAATCGACGGGTCCCATTCCTTCTGATCGGCTTCTCGCTGTGATTGAAATTGCCGCCAAAACTGGCGCTCAG GTGATAATGGACGCAGTGAATAAGCCTCGAAATATAACATACAAGGGATTGACTGATCTGGTGACTGA CACGGATAAAATGAGTGAGGCTGCTATTCTGGATGTGGTAAAGAAGAATTTCCAAGACCACCTCATTCTGGGGGAGGAAGGAGGGATCATTGGGAATTCATCTTCTGATTATCTTTGGTGTATAGATCCCCTAG ATGGTACCACAAATTTTGCTCATTGCTACCCCAGCTTTGCGGTTTCCATTGGTGTACTTTACAAAGGAAAGCCAGCTGCTGCCTCTGTG GTAGAGTTTGTTGGTGGACCTAAGTGTTGGAATACTCGGACTTTTACTGCAGCTGCTG GTAAAGGTGCATTCTGCAACGGAGAGAAAATTCATGTGAGCCAAACTGATAAG GTTGAGAGATCACTTTTGGTTACTGGGTTTGGATATGAACATAATGATCCATGGGCAACCAATATGGAACTATTCAAGGAATTCACTGACATTAGTCGG GGTGTGAGGAGGCTTGGTGCAGCAGCAGTTGACATGTCTCACGTAGCCCTGGGAATTGTAGAAGCCTACTGGGAGTATCGTCTTAAACCATGGGATATGGCCGCTGGTGTTTTG ATAGTTGAAGAGGCCGGGGGAACAGTTTCATGCATGGATGGTGGAAAATTTTCTGTATTTGACAGATCCGTCTTGGTATCCAATGGAGTGCTTCATTCTAAG CTTCTTGAGCGAATTGGACCAGCAACAGAGAAATTGAAGGACAAAGGCATCGATTTTTCACTATGGTACAAGCCTGAAAATTATCACACAGAAATTTGA
- the LOC131026310 gene encoding protein PHLOEM PROTEIN 2-LIKE A1-like, with translation MGAGSSQDQELEPNGEELSKNGKQSKKGEAKANQSSKRVSLPHNCEDILKHAASPVDISATNIQEVLYTGVYLNQKRKKYWVDKQSNCNCFMIFAQSLSITWAEDQRFWHWPLLKESSDEHLAAAELLDVCWLEVHGRFEIENLSPGRLYEVVFVVMLKDPAYGWEVPVNLRLTLPNGTRQEHKENMMEKPRGIWIDIPAGEIKSSAEKTGEMEFSLYEYGAEWKRGLLIKGVKIQPKA, from the exons ATGGGTGCCGGGTCATCACAAGATCAGGAGTTGGAGCCAAATGGTGAAGAATTAAGCAAGAATGGGAAACAAAGCAAGAAGGGTGAAGCCAAAGCAAATCAGAGTAGCAAACGAGTTTCGTTACCTCATAACTGTGAAGATATTCTGAAGCATGCTGCTTCGCCCGTTGATATATCCGCGACAAATATCCAGGAAGTACTTTATACAGGTGTTTACTTGAACCAGAAGCGGAAG AAGTACTGGGTTGATAAGCAGTCAAACTGCAACTGCTTCATGATTTTTGCACAAAGTCTTTCGATAACTTGGGCGGAAGATCAAAGGTTCTGGCACTGGCCCTTGCTGAAAGAATCAAG TGACGAACATCTTGCAGCTGCTGAACTGCTCGACGTTTGCTGGCTAGAGGTACATGGAAGATTCGAGATAGAAAACCTCTCACCAGGAAGACTGTATGAAGTTGTATTCGTTGTGATGCTGAAGGATCCTGCTTACGGATGGGAAGTTCCTGTGAATCTGAGACTCACTTTACCCAACGGAACTAGACAAGAACATAAGGAAAATATGATGGAGAAGCCAAGAGGAATCTGGATAGACATCCCAGCAGGAGAAATCAAAAGCTCAGCTGAGAAGACTGGAGAGATGGAGTTCTCTTTATATGAATATGGAGCAGAATGGAAGAGAGGGCTCTTAATAAAAGGAGTTAAGATTCAGCCAAAAGCTTGA
- the LOC131025745 gene encoding uncharacterized protein LOC131025745: protein MEDPGGATNFRGLRLKEPPARSMEDPGGATNFRGLRLSATSARSMEDPGGATNFRGLRLCATSARSMEGPDGTTNFRGLRLKEPPARSMEDPGGATNFRGLRLSATSARSMEDPGGATNFRGLRLCATSARRMEGPDGTTNFRGLRLKEPPARSMEDPRGATNFRGLRLSATSARSMEDPGGATNFRGLRLCATSARSMEGPDGTTNFRGLRLKEPPARSMEDPGGATNFRGLRLSATSARSMEDPGGATNFRGLRLCATSARSMEGPDGTTNFRGLRLKEPPARSMEDPRGATNFRGLRLSATSARSMEDPGGATNFRGLRLCATSARSMEGPDGTTNFRGLRLKEPPARSMEDPGGATNFHGLRLSATSARSMEDPGGATNFRGLRLCATSARSMEGPDGTTNFRGLRLKEPPARSISVAEIEGIVELNPLVIISHAQTRQEHSSLSSKSRRNTSFIGGSNLYSAATALLWYSFLSTPFSLAG, encoded by the exons atggaagacccggggggtgcaaccaactttcgcggcttacgattaaaagaaccccctgcacggagcatggaagacccggggggtgcaaccaactttcgtggcttacggttaagtgcaacctctgcacggagcatggaggacccggggggtgcaaccaactttcgtggcttacgattatgtgcaacctctgcgcggagcatggaaggcccggatggcacgaccaactttcgcggcttacgattaaaagaaccccctgcacggagcatggaagacccggggggtgcaaccaactttcgtggcttacggttaagtgcaacctctgcacggagcatggaggacccggggggtgcaaccaactttcgtggcttacgattatgtgcaacctctgcgcggagaatggaaggcccggatggcacgaccaactttcgcggcttacgattaaaagaaccccctgcacggagcatggaagacccgaggggtgcaaccaactttcgtggcttacggttaagtgcaacctctgcacggagcatggaggacccggggggtgcaaccaactttcgtggcttacgattatgtgcaacctctgcgcggagcatggaaggcccggatggcacgaccaactttcgcggcttacgattaaaagaaccccctgcacggagcatggaagacccggggggtgcaaccaactttcgtggcttacggttaagtgcaacctctgcacggagcatggaggacccggggggtgcaaccaactttcgtggcttacgattatgtgcaacctctgcgcggagcatggaaggcccggatggcacgaccaactttcgcggcttacgattaaaagaaccccctgcacggagcatggaagacccgaggggtgcaaccaactttcgtggcttacggttaagtgcaacctctgcacggagcatggaggacccggggggtgcaaccaactttcgtggcttacgattatgtgcaacctctgcgcggagcatggaaggcccggatggcacgaccaactttcgcggcttacgattaaaagaaccccctgcacggagcatggaagacccggggggtgcaaccaactttcatggcttacggttaagtgcaacctctgcacggagcatggaggacccggggggtgcaaccaactttcgtggcttacgattatgtgcaacctctgcgcggagcatggaaggcccggatggcacgaccaactttcgcggcttacgattaaaagaaccccctgcacgga GTATCTCAGTAGCTGAGATTGAAGGAATTGTGGAATTGAACCCCCTTGTTATAATATCACACGCACAGACAAGGCAG GAACACAGTTCTCTGTCTTCTAAATCGCGGAGAAATACCTCCTTCATTGGCGGTAGTAACTTGtattcagcagcaacagcatTGCTCTGGTACTCGTTCCTATCCACCCCTTTCTCATTAGCTGGCTAA